One part of the uncultured Bacteroides sp. genome encodes these proteins:
- a CDS encoding two-component regulator propeller domain-containing protein — protein MKKRHILIFVISILLIPFQLKANTFSFRHYKVEDGLTFNTVRSIIQDRRGFMWIGTEDGLNRFDGYTFKEFRSKANSKNSIGSNYVGTLLEDSNGDIWIGTDNGVYIYHPTTEKFIRLEIKTNNGVICSSTINNIVEDKLKNIWLSTYGQGIFCYNLNSGKLEQYNVVNEGSAKSNYNFINYIYVDHNNLVWAAPKTPSSPLIFFNRPKKQFQIVPLKLNSSKKNTFSVYKIFEDSQHNFWLGTWDKGLCKLDIKGKKITSYLSPQSPGGIIHIHEINEYKPNLLLIGSDDGLSLFNTKTLQHQLLTSSETDPSSISDNFVYPIFKDREGGIWIGTYFGGVNYVSPNNGLFERYTHSKYVNSVNGNVISRFTEDRNGNIWIASDDGGLNVFNTQTGYFSAYMPQQGKNSISYHNVHALCWDDDKLWIGTYSGGLNVFDTQTGIFKYYNSEEANPKTLDGGSIYAIYKDREKRMWVASMSGANLYNRKTDNFTRVKHFNATTIDITQDNKGLLWFATQGKGLFRLNPKTNQWRNYSTLTEQGISVACSQMNCLRVDHKGQLWLGTSCGLCKYDYAKDIFTIIPLNIPSNTICCIIEDNNNLWLTTSKGLVRYNTISGKYQVFTQSDGLLSDLFMFNSGFKSSKGKIYIGTANGFNAFCPKKVVANKCLPPVAITNLEIYNKEVEIQEDGPLTKSISSMDQIDLSYKDNVFSLSYVALSYSTPEKNMYAYKLEGFDKEWNYVNKQHKATYTNLPAGEYIFRVRASNNDGLWNNEGTSVKIVIHPPFWLTTGFKILYIILIAGGIVFLLRSINQRSERKHKEKIKELNQEKEKELYDAKISFFTMIAHEIRTPVSLIIGPLEKIMNADFNIPEKISKDLNIIERNSQRLLLLVNQLLDFRKAEQGSLTISFTKQNVHDLLLYTFDRFKPMLEQKGVEFIFNCPDKKLEADIDQEALTKIVSNLLTNAMKFTESRIELSCVLYPDTNTFRIKVTDNGPGISDQEKEKIFLPFYQISSNTKPGTGIGLSLVKTLVDAHNGTISVEDTEDKGVSFVVNLPIKNALSGENNNSSTKPVSKPDLKSTINSSEQNIEIAPSANKEKPLLLIVEDNADMRNFLQDSFSTEYQIITAEDGIDGLEKLKTCEASLIISDLMMPRMDGLEFCSALRNNILLSHIPVVLLTAKTDLSSKIEGMNCGADAYIEKPFSIHFLKAQIKNLIESRKKLRQKFSELPFVPLKSIAGNNADEEFLTRMNTIIEKNISNVDFSIDSLAEQLCISRSGLFAKIKTLAEITPNELIQVVRLKKAAELLTENKYRINEIAYMVGFNNPSYFSKCFQKQFGIRPGDFINKKEN, from the coding sequence ATGAAGAAACGACATATATTAATTTTCGTAATATCTATTTTACTAATCCCGTTCCAACTTAAAGCTAACACTTTTAGTTTTCGTCATTATAAAGTCGAAGATGGATTAACTTTCAATACAGTGAGAAGTATTATTCAGGACCGAAGAGGCTTTATGTGGATTGGTACAGAAGATGGTCTTAACCGCTTCGATGGATATACATTTAAAGAATTCCGGAGTAAGGCAAACAGCAAAAATTCAATTGGCAGTAACTACGTTGGTACATTGCTTGAAGATAGTAATGGAGATATATGGATAGGAACTGATAATGGAGTTTATATCTATCATCCCACAACCGAAAAGTTTATCCGGTTAGAAATCAAAACCAACAATGGCGTTATCTGTTCGTCTACTATCAATAACATTGTGGAAGACAAGCTAAAAAATATATGGCTATCAACTTATGGTCAGGGAATTTTCTGTTATAATCTGAATTCCGGGAAATTAGAACAATATAATGTTGTAAATGAAGGTTCAGCAAAAAGCAACTACAATTTCATCAACTATATTTATGTTGATCACAACAATCTTGTATGGGCTGCCCCCAAAACACCCAGCAGTCCTCTAATCTTCTTTAACCGTCCAAAAAAACAATTTCAAATTGTTCCTTTAAAGTTGAACAGTTCGAAAAAGAATACATTTTCTGTCTATAAGATTTTCGAAGACTCACAACATAACTTTTGGTTAGGGACATGGGATAAAGGATTATGTAAGCTTGACATAAAAGGCAAGAAAATAACTAGCTATTTATCTCCGCAATCTCCCGGAGGAATTATACATATTCACGAAATAAATGAATATAAGCCCAACTTATTGCTTATAGGCTCTGATGATGGATTAAGCCTTTTCAACACAAAGACTCTGCAACATCAGTTGCTTACCTCAAGTGAAACAGATCCTTCATCAATTTCCGATAACTTTGTTTATCCCATCTTCAAAGACCGTGAAGGAGGTATCTGGATAGGAACGTATTTTGGTGGAGTAAATTATGTTTCTCCAAACAACGGACTATTTGAACGTTATACTCACTCCAAATATGTAAATTCAGTAAATGGTAATGTAATCAGCCGATTTACGGAAGATAGAAATGGTAATATATGGATTGCTTCTGATGATGGCGGACTGAATGTATTCAACACTCAAACAGGATATTTCTCTGCATATATGCCTCAGCAGGGAAAAAACAGTATTTCTTACCATAATGTTCATGCTCTATGCTGGGATGATGATAAACTATGGATCGGAACTTATTCCGGGGGCTTGAATGTGTTCGATACCCAAACTGGTATTTTTAAATATTATAATTCAGAAGAAGCTAATCCCAAAACACTCGATGGCGGAAGTATTTATGCAATTTATAAAGACAGAGAAAAAAGAATGTGGGTGGCCAGCATGTCTGGAGCAAATCTTTATAACCGTAAAACTGACAACTTTACCCGCGTAAAACATTTTAATGCCACTACCATTGACATTACACAAGATAATAAAGGTCTGTTATGGTTTGCCACCCAGGGGAAAGGTTTGTTCAGACTAAATCCAAAAACTAATCAATGGCGTAATTACAGTACCCTAACAGAACAGGGAATATCAGTAGCATGTAGTCAAATGAACTGCTTACGCGTTGATCATAAAGGACAGCTATGGCTTGGTACCTCCTGCGGTCTATGCAAATATGATTATGCTAAAGATATTTTCACCATAATACCTCTCAATATTCCAAGCAACACTATTTGCTGTATAATTGAAGACAATAACAATCTTTGGCTAACTACATCCAAAGGACTAGTCCGATATAATACAATTAGCGGAAAATATCAGGTTTTTACTCAAAGCGATGGATTATTAAGTGATCTTTTCATGTTTAATTCAGGCTTTAAAAGTTCAAAAGGTAAAATTTATATTGGAACAGCCAATGGGTTTAATGCTTTTTGCCCAAAGAAAGTAGTAGCTAATAAATGCCTGCCTCCCGTTGCTATCACCAACCTGGAAATATATAACAAAGAAGTTGAAATACAAGAAGATGGACCATTGACTAAATCAATCAGTTCAATGGACCAGATTGATTTATCCTACAAAGATAATGTATTCAGTCTTAGTTACGTGGCATTAAGTTACAGCACTCCTGAAAAGAATATGTACGCCTATAAGTTAGAGGGATTCGATAAAGAATGGAACTATGTAAACAAACAACACAAGGCAACTTACACAAACTTACCTGCCGGCGAGTATATTTTCCGTGTAAGAGCTTCCAACAATGATGGACTCTGGAATAATGAAGGAACGTCTGTAAAAATCGTAATCCACCCTCCATTCTGGCTTACTACCGGCTTTAAAATTTTATATATTATTCTTATAGCCGGAGGTATCGTTTTTTTATTAAGAAGCATTAATCAACGTAGCGAAAGGAAACACAAAGAGAAGATTAAAGAATTAAATCAGGAAAAAGAAAAGGAACTATATGATGCAAAGATTAGTTTCTTTACAATGATAGCACACGAAATACGTACCCCGGTTTCGCTTATTATCGGACCTCTTGAGAAAATAATGAATGCTGATTTTAATATCCCCGAAAAGATTTCTAAAGATCTGAATATCATAGAGCGTAACAGCCAGCGATTGCTGTTACTGGTAAACCAATTGCTCGACTTCCGTAAAGCTGAGCAAGGATCTCTGACTATCTCTTTTACAAAACAGAATGTTCACGATCTGCTGCTTTACACATTCGATAGGTTTAAACCAATGCTGGAACAAAAAGGCGTTGAATTTATATTCAATTGTCCTGATAAAAAGCTGGAAGCAGATATCGATCAGGAAGCACTGACTAAAATTGTAAGCAATCTGCTTACTAACGCAATGAAATTTACCGAAAGCAGAATTGAACTTTCATGCGTCTTATATCCGGATACCAATACATTCAGAATAAAGGTTACCGACAATGGACCAGGAATTTCCGATCAGGAGAAAGAGAAAATCTTCCTTCCTTTCTATCAGATATCATCCAATACAAAACCAGGAACAGGAATCGGTCTTTCATTGGTAAAGACACTTGTTGATGCCCATAACGGAACTATTTCTGTTGAAGATACCGAAGATAAAGGAGTTTCGTTTGTTGTTAATTTACCAATTAAGAACGCACTATCCGGCGAAAATAACAACAGTTCAACGAAACCTGTTTCCAAGCCCGATTTAAAAAGCACCATTAACAGTTCTGAGCAAAACATTGAAATAGCTCCATCTGCCAATAAAGAGAAACCATTACTGCTTATTGTAGAAGACAATGCCGATATGCGCAACTTCCTACAAGATAGTTTCTCTACCGAATATCAGATTATAACAGCAGAAGATGGTATAGATGGCTTGGAAAAACTTAAGACCTGTGAAGCGAGCCTTATTATCAGCGACTTAATGATGCCGCGTATGGATGGTCTGGAATTCTGTTCTGCTCTACGAAACAATATTCTACTGAGCCATATCCCTGTGGTTTTGCTTACAGCAAAAACAGATCTTAGTTCTAAGATTGAGGGTATGAATTGTGGTGCTGATGCATACATAGAAAAACCATTCTCTATTCACTTCCTGAAAGCTCAGATTAAAAACCTGATTGAATCCAGAAAGAAACTGCGCCAAAAATTCTCTGAGTTGCCATTTGTTCCACTTAAGAGTATTGCCGGGAATAATGCTGACGAAGAATTTCTAACCAGGATGAATACAATTATTGAAAAGAACATATCCAATGTAGACTTCTCGATTGATTCACTTGCCGAGCAGTTATGTATTAGTCGTTCAGGACTTTTCGCCAAAATAAAGACGTTGGCAGAAATCACTCCTAACGAACTTATTCAGGTTGTGAGACTAAAAAAAGCAGCAGAATTGCTTACTGAAAACAAATACCGGATTAATGAAATTGCTTATATGGTTGGCTTCAATAATCCATCCTATTTTTCCAAATGTTTCCAGAAACAATTCGGTATTCGTCCGGGAGATTTCATTAATAAGAAAGAGAACTGA
- a CDS encoding glycoside hydrolase family 97 protein — MNNIISFIKSGIKAGTLTACIFISPAVAHAAKSISLLSPDKHIQISIQLGDTLSFSIIRDRALVLARSTVFLEFANNRNASVGLAPRLKSKEYKKIAEQIDAPFYRCSQFISACNELNLKLQNGGVIFRAYNEGVAYRFYTNSKEEVVIKNEGADYHFPKDYTAYLPYSTNDRKPMAMAYQNTYDVAPLSKAQQKLAFLPVTVDEGNGLKVTLLESDLENYPGMFVKSDTLKTNLKGVFAPYPAKTDFYPWRRQEYVTETHDYIARSKGNRMYPWRVFAITTNDTDMPVNNLVYALASPNRIGDTSWIKSGKVAWDWWNDWGLKNVPFKAGINTETYKYYIDFASNHGLEYIVLDEGWYAPKSGDMLTVVKDIDLPELIKYGKKKNVNIVLWTVFNVLDNQLEAACKKYSEMGVKGFKVDFLDRDDQTAVQMIYRIAEIAAKYHLILDYHGIYKPTGMNRTYPNVINFEAVFGMEEAKWSTREKDMPLYDVTFPYIRMMAGYVDFTPGAMRNATKNDFQPVYYHPMSMGTRCHQLAMYLVYDSPFTMLADSPSSYLADEPCTDFISSLPTEVDETRVLSGEMGKYIVTARKKDINWYIGGMTNWDERNVTVDFSFLGEGEAYRATLYKDGVNANKDASDYQVDTLMIKKGDVLNLHLASGGGFALTLERDYACRMKPTVPSAGKFDQFYKKYLNANGFPVISSEKVSDEALAKASEIVSLMLAKCTKAREYMIKKGFHVMVIGATEETCDIPEFKHICNCEDSIKYWNWRARGFGGAPEDEFSSSCGEENLLCLPRDKYTGENILIHEFAHLIDMVGLRGTDPEFFNKLNQAYNHAKETGLWKNTYAISNVAEYWAECVQSFFNCNRWSEEADGVHGNVNRRIKLKDYDPEMYNLIKQYFYEINIPINNKIHR, encoded by the coding sequence ATGAACAATATTATCTCTTTTATAAAAAGTGGAATAAAAGCAGGAACATTAACTGCCTGCATATTTATTTCGCCTGCTGTTGCACATGCTGCAAAAAGTATATCACTTTTATCGCCGGATAAACATATTCAGATAAGTATACAACTCGGTGATACGCTTAGCTTTAGTATTATTCGTGATAGAGCTTTAGTGTTGGCCAGATCGACGGTTTTTCTGGAGTTTGCTAATAACAGGAATGCTTCTGTAGGATTAGCTCCCCGCCTTAAAAGCAAGGAGTATAAAAAGATTGCGGAACAGATAGATGCTCCTTTTTATCGTTGCAGTCAATTCATTTCTGCATGCAATGAACTAAATCTGAAACTTCAGAATGGAGGAGTTATTTTTCGAGCCTATAACGAAGGGGTAGCTTATCGTTTTTATACAAACTCCAAAGAGGAAGTTGTTATAAAGAATGAAGGAGCTGATTATCATTTCCCGAAAGATTATACAGCCTATCTTCCTTATTCGACAAACGACAGGAAACCAATGGCTATGGCTTACCAAAACACCTATGATGTTGCACCTTTATCTAAAGCTCAGCAGAAACTGGCTTTTCTTCCTGTAACAGTTGATGAAGGTAACGGCCTGAAAGTTACATTACTTGAATCGGATTTGGAGAATTATCCAGGAATGTTTGTAAAGTCGGATACTTTAAAGACGAATCTGAAAGGTGTGTTTGCTCCTTATCCTGCCAAAACAGACTTTTATCCTTGGCGCAGACAGGAATATGTAACTGAAACTCATGATTATATTGCACGTTCTAAAGGTAATCGGATGTATCCGTGGAGAGTATTTGCCATTACAACAAATGATACTGATATGCCTGTCAATAATCTGGTTTATGCACTGGCTTCACCTAATCGTATTGGAGATACTTCATGGATAAAGAGTGGTAAGGTGGCCTGGGATTGGTGGAACGACTGGGGATTGAAAAATGTTCCTTTTAAGGCTGGGATTAATACTGAAACATACAAATATTACATTGATTTTGCCTCTAATCATGGATTGGAATACATTGTTCTTGATGAAGGGTGGTATGCTCCGAAGAGTGGAGATATGCTTACTGTTGTGAAGGATATTGACCTGCCCGAGCTTATTAAATATGGCAAAAAGAAGAATGTGAATATTGTACTTTGGACAGTTTTCAATGTGTTGGATAATCAGTTGGAAGCTGCTTGCAAGAAATATTCGGAAATGGGTGTTAAAGGTTTCAAGGTTGACTTCCTTGATCGTGACGATCAGACTGCCGTTCAAATGATTTATCGAATTGCCGAAATTGCAGCTAAGTATCATCTTATACTCGATTATCATGGAATTTATAAGCCCACCGGTATGAACCGGACTTATCCTAATGTGATCAATTTTGAAGCTGTTTTTGGAATGGAAGAAGCCAAGTGGAGCACTCGTGAAAAGGATATGCCGCTTTATGATGTGACCTTCCCGTATATTCGTATGATGGCTGGATACGTAGACTTTACGCCGGGAGCAATGCGTAATGCGACTAAAAATGATTTCCAACCTGTATATTATCATCCGATGTCAATGGGAACACGCTGTCATCAGTTGGCCATGTATCTTGTTTACGATTCTCCTTTTACAATGCTGGCTGACTCTCCAAGTAGTTATCTGGCAGATGAACCATGTACCGATTTTATTTCTTCGTTGCCTACGGAAGTGGATGAAACCCGGGTGCTGAGTGGTGAGATGGGTAAATACATTGTTACCGCCCGCAAAAAGGATATAAACTGGTACATAGGTGGTATGACTAATTGGGATGAGCGTAATGTTACTGTAGATTTCTCTTTTCTGGGAGAGGGAGAAGCCTATCGTGCCACTCTTTATAAAGATGGTGTGAATGCAAACAAGGATGCTTCCGATTATCAGGTAGATACTTTGATGATTAAAAAAGGAGATGTACTGAATCTACATTTGGCTTCCGGAGGTGGTTTCGCGTTGACTTTGGAACGCGACTATGCTTGCCGGATGAAACCAACCGTTCCATCTGCAGGTAAATTCGATCAGTTTTATAAGAAATACTTGAATGCGAATGGCTTTCCCGTTATCTCTTCAGAGAAAGTAAGTGATGAGGCTCTTGCCAAGGCTAGTGAAATTGTTTCTTTAATGCTTGCCAAATGTACCAAAGCGCGTGAATATATGATTAAAAAAGGTTTCCATGTGATGGTTATCGGTGCTACTGAAGAAACATGTGATATCCCTGAATTTAAACATATCTGTAATTGTGAGGATAGCATCAAGTATTGGAACTGGCGTGCCCGCGGATTTGGTGGAGCACCTGAAGATGAATTTTCGTCAAGCTGTGGAGAAGAGAACCTTCTTTGTCTCCCACGCGATAAATATACCGGCGAAAATATTCTTATTCATGAATTTGCTCATCTTATTGATATGGTAGGGCTCCGAGGTACTGATCCGGAATTTTTCAATAAGCTGAATCAGGCTTACAATCATGCAAAAGAGACAGGACTTTGGAAGAATACTTATGCCATTTCAAATGTGGCAGAATATTGGGCTGAGTGCGTTCAGAGCTTTTTCAACTGTAATCGTTGGAGCGAAGAAGCCGACGGAGTTCATGGGAATGTTAACCGCCGCATAAAATTGAAGGATTATGATCCAGAAATGTATAATCTGATCAAGCAGTACTTCTACGAGATCAATATTCCGATTAATAATAAAATACACCGATAA
- a CDS encoding GNAT family N-acetyltransferase, translating into MMISLETKRLRIQPLTLDQFGLLIKGIDEIESELLLTPSHEPLDEHTQKAMEWLYNEAQKYPEEYLWLTNWQIILKSENKSIGSADFKNLPGDNGEVEIGYGINHDYEGKGYMTETLEAMCKWAFEQKGIKCVIAETEKDNYASQRVLQKCGMEKYNETDTGLWWKLEYKSCF; encoded by the coding sequence ATGATGATAAGTTTAGAAACCAAACGTTTGCGTATTCAGCCTTTGACTCTCGACCAATTTGGGTTGCTAATTAAGGGGATCGATGAAATAGAGAGTGAACTGCTGTTAACTCCTTCGCATGAACCACTTGATGAACATACTCAAAAGGCAATGGAGTGGCTATATAATGAAGCGCAAAAATATCCGGAAGAGTATTTGTGGTTAACCAACTGGCAGATTATTCTGAAATCGGAGAATAAATCTATAGGGAGTGCCGATTTTAAAAATTTGCCGGGAGATAACGGAGAGGTTGAGATAGGTTATGGTATAAATCACGATTACGAAGGAAAAGGATATATGACTGAAACTCTGGAAGCTATGTGTAAATGGGCTTTCGAACAGAAAGGAATTAAATGTGTAATAGCGGAAACTGAAAAAGATAATTATGCATCACAGAGAGTTTTACAGAAATGTGGAATGGAAAAATATAATGAAACTGATACTGGATTGTGGTGGAAACTGGAATATAAATCTTGTTTTTAA
- a CDS encoding DUF6055 domain-containing protein, producing the protein MKQNLLFSMLLCLSFQLHAQKNVYIPKDLVNNDFNNPDSKYAYARMASTNNLVIFWEKPFGTNPAVASQLEGKPMTWDVNNLLQRTESFYKFFSDTLKFVKSGSKAEQYKMMIMVNYSLEGTAYGGDYDQQIGALWVTPNRIQDKKLNCIAHELGHSFQSQITSDGQGEAWGGSGFFEMTSQWMLWQVNPLWMTDEEYHWKAFMDQTHLAFLSLGNIYHSPYVLEYWGEKRGLPFIAEMFRQGKKGEDPVMTYQRMTGLSQLQFNDEMFDVYRHLITYDMDRVREVAKPYANRFTCKLDTLDNGWMQINKERCPQNYGFNAIRLNIPSPGKKVTVSFKGIAGAEGFNKVNIDKAGWRYGFVGVKKDGTAIYGAADNQTKGQISFKAPKGEPLAYLWLVVMGAPTEHWMNPDAIPNMNENEHEKTAPQPDAEWPYQIKIQ; encoded by the coding sequence ATGAAACAAAATCTTCTATTTTCAATGTTGTTGTGTTTAAGTTTCCAGCTGCACGCACAGAAGAACGTTTATATTCCCAAAGATCTGGTGAATAATGATTTTAATAATCCGGATAGCAAATATGCTTATGCACGTATGGCTTCTACGAACAATCTCGTTATCTTTTGGGAGAAACCTTTTGGTACTAATCCTGCAGTGGCTTCTCAATTGGAAGGAAAGCCAATGACATGGGATGTAAATAACCTGCTGCAGCGTACAGAGAGTTTCTATAAATTCTTTAGTGATACGCTGAAATTTGTAAAATCGGGTTCAAAAGCCGAACAATATAAAATGATGATCATGGTTAATTATTCGCTTGAAGGTACAGCCTATGGAGGTGATTATGATCAGCAGATTGGAGCATTGTGGGTAACTCCCAATCGCATTCAGGATAAAAAATTGAATTGTATTGCTCATGAACTGGGTCATAGTTTTCAGTCTCAGATTACTTCTGACGGTCAAGGCGAGGCGTGGGGAGGAAGTGGCTTCTTTGAAATGACTTCGCAATGGATGCTTTGGCAAGTGAATCCTTTATGGATGACCGACGAGGAGTATCATTGGAAAGCGTTTATGGATCAAACGCATCTGGCTTTTTTAAGTCTCGGTAATATATACCATTCTCCGTATGTTCTTGAATATTGGGGTGAGAAGCGCGGACTACCGTTTATTGCAGAGATGTTCCGTCAGGGTAAAAAAGGAGAGGATCCAGTGATGACCTATCAGCGAATGACCGGACTTAGTCAACTGCAATTCAATGATGAAATGTTCGATGTATACAGACATCTGATAACTTATGATATGGATCGTGTACGTGAGGTTGCCAAGCCTTATGCTAATCGTTTTACCTGCAAACTCGATACGTTAGATAACGGTTGGATGCAGATAAATAAAGAACGCTGTCCGCAGAATTACGGATTTAATGCCATCCGTTTGAATATTCCTTCACCTGGAAAGAAAGTGACTGTTTCTTTTAAGGGAATTGCCGGAGCAGAAGGTTTCAATAAGGTAAATATAGATAAAGCTGGCTGGCGTTATGGCTTTGTTGGTGTGAAAAAAGATGGAACAGCTATTTATGGTGCTGCCGACAATCAAACAAAAGGGCAGATTTCATTTAAAGCTCCAAAAGGAGAACCTTTAGCGTACCTTTGGTTAGTTGTGATGGGAGCTCCTACAGAACATTGGATGAATCCCGACGCCATTCCAAATATGAATGAAAATGAACACGAAAAAACAGCTCCTCAACCTGATGCTGAGTGGCCTTACCAAATAAAAATACAATGA
- a CDS encoding DUF5695 domain-containing protein → MNLKLLAFALVAVVSLYSSAQNIESVVDDETGAVKQLSIANDVRNMNWILSTDGSQYAWIGKQYGWGLGNFTIKTPDNSSLFSWQKPIEIKKKGNVTVVIYLAGNIRISVERKPVNGDLLEKYTFTNTGKKKVTLTDIAINTPFNDNYPDAKTCFDARTNAHIWTGGGAAYLNAMQMSGRAPHLGLVLTSGSITGYEIKERQREKGMSNTRGVIVLNPESITLKPKKSYVLAWRIFSHQGEADFYAQALKRGTVLGRSKQYVYQKYEILSVEFESEVALQHPYVTINGEKMGIQRSGNKIIAQIPSIKEGEMNFELNYNKGKRTQISCFVISGEEELLKKRADFIIKHQQMNNKNDARYGAYMVYDNEKNEIFLNNTPSVSSSDRDEGRERLGMGVFLALQYQQIKDPQIKESLLKYANFVRKLQDKDGNTWSRIDHSGRNRAYNYPWVANFYLEMFNITGEKQFLMDSYKTMRAMYRNFGHGFYAIDIPVKAYSMLKNNQFTSEADSLMNDYRLTADNYLMNGCFYSRSEVNYEQSIVAPAIIHLLRMYEVTKEQKYLDGAKEQLPLLEAFAGLQPSYHLNDIAIRHWDGYWFGKREFWGDVFPHYWSTLSALAYSLYAECTGDQSYQKRAENIVRNNLCLFFEDGKASCAFIYPNKVNGKKAHFYDPYANDQDWALVYYYLVNNNNLNFKLSRL, encoded by the coding sequence ATGAACCTTAAATTGCTTGCTTTTGCATTGGTTGCTGTTGTCTCTTTATATTCGTCGGCACAGAATATAGAATCTGTTGTTGATGATGAAACGGGGGCTGTAAAACAACTATCTATAGCTAATGATGTGCGTAATATGAACTGGATTCTTTCAACGGATGGTTCTCAATACGCCTGGATTGGCAAACAGTATGGCTGGGGATTAGGTAACTTTACTATAAAAACACCTGATAACAGTTCTCTGTTTTCCTGGCAAAAGCCAATTGAGATTAAGAAAAAAGGTAATGTAACGGTTGTTATTTATCTGGCCGGAAATATAAGAATCAGTGTTGAACGTAAACCGGTTAACGGTGATTTATTAGAAAAATATACTTTTACTAATACAGGAAAGAAGAAAGTTACATTGACTGATATCGCAATCAATACTCCTTTTAATGATAATTATCCTGATGCAAAGACCTGCTTTGATGCTCGCACAAATGCTCATATATGGACAGGTGGAGGTGCTGCTTATTTAAATGCGATGCAAATGAGCGGACGTGCGCCTCACCTGGGATTAGTATTGACCAGTGGTTCTATAACTGGTTATGAAATAAAAGAACGTCAGCGCGAGAAAGGAATGTCGAATACCAGAGGGGTAATTGTTCTTAATCCGGAATCAATAACTTTAAAACCTAAAAAGAGTTACGTACTTGCCTGGAGAATTTTTTCGCATCAGGGAGAAGCTGATTTCTATGCACAAGCTTTGAAACGTGGAACAGTGTTAGGAAGGAGTAAGCAATACGTTTATCAGAAATATGAAATTCTTTCAGTTGAGTTCGAAAGTGAGGTAGCTTTGCAGCATCCCTATGTTACCATCAATGGAGAGAAAATGGGAATTCAGCGAAGTGGTAATAAGATTATAGCCCAGATTCCTTCAATAAAGGAAGGGGAGATGAATTTTGAACTGAACTATAATAAAGGAAAACGAACACAGATTTCTTGTTTTGTTATATCCGGCGAAGAAGAGCTTCTAAAAAAACGAGCTGATTTTATTATTAAGCATCAGCAGATGAATAATAAGAATGATGCCAGATATGGTGCCTATATGGTATATGACAATGAAAAGAATGAGATATTTCTAAATAATACTCCTTCTGTTAGTAGTAGTGACCGTGACGAAGGACGCGAACGCTTGGGAATGGGAGTGTTTCTGGCTTTGCAATATCAGCAGATTAAAGATCCGCAAATAAAGGAATCACTACTGAAATATGCTAATTTTGTAAGAAAATTGCAGGATAAGGACGGGAATACCTGGTCGCGTATTGATCATTCAGGGCGTAATCGTGCATATAACTATCCGTGGGTAGCTAATTTTTATCTGGAAATGTTTAACATAACCGGAGAAAAGCAATTTCTTATGGATTCATATAAAACCATGCGGGCTATGTATCGTAACTTTGGTCATGGCTTTTATGCAATTGATATTCCGGTAAAAGCATATTCAATGCTAAAGAATAATCAGTTTACTTCGGAAGCAGATAGCCTGATGAATGATTACAGACTGACTGCTGATAATTATCTGATGAATGGTTGCTTTTATTCGCGTAGTGAGGTTAATTATGAGCAGAGCATTGTTGCACCGGCTATAATTCATCTTCTTCGGATGTATGAAGTAACTAAAGAACAGAAATATCTGGATGGAGCCAAAGAACAGTTACCTTTACTGGAAGCTTTTGCCGGATTGCAACCAAGCTATCATTTGAATGATATTGCGATACGGCACTGGGATGGTTACTGGTTTGGCAAACGTGAATTCTGGGGAGATGTATTTCCTCATTACTGGAGTACTTTGTCGGCTTTGGCATACAGCCTTTATGCTGAATGTACCGGAGATCAGTCTTATCAGAAACGTGCCGAAAATATTGTCCGCAATAATCTGTGCTTGTTTTTTGAAGATGGAAAGGCTTCATGCGCTTTTATCTATCCCAATAAAGTAAATGGTAAAAAAGCGCATTTCTATGATCCTTACGCTAATGATCAGGACTGGGCTTTGGTTTATTATTATCTTGTAAACAATAACAATTTAAATTTTAAACTTTCCCGACTATAA